The genomic DNA CCTGGAGAATACCCGGGCGCGCCTCGTCGAGACCTCCGAGCGGCCGACCGGCGACCTCAAGGTCACCACCACGGTCGGCCTCGGCACGTCCTGGCTGTCGCAGCGGGTCGGCGAGTTTCTCGACCTCTACCCGGACGTGCGCATCGAGCTGATCCTCACCAACGAGGAGCTCGATCTGGCCATGCGCGAGGCCGACGTGGCGATCCGCATGCGCCGCCCGGCGCAGCCGGACCTGATCCAGCGGCGGCTGTTCACCGTGCACTACCACGCCTTCGCCAGTCCGGATTACGTGAAGCGGTTCGGCGAGCCCAAGACCATCGAGGAGCTCGACGACCACCGCCTTGTCTCCTTCGGCGGCAACGAGCCATCGTACCTGCTGGCCGCCCACTGGCTCGCCGATGCGGGCCGCGAGGGCCGCGAGCGTCGCCAGGTCCACCTGACGGTGAACAATATCGGCGCCCTGCAGCGCGCCATGGAGGCCGGCGCCGGCATCGGCATCTTGCCCGATTACGCGGTGGATGGCGGCCAGCAGCTCGTGCAGGTGCTGCGCGAGACCGAGATGCCGAGCCTGGAGAGCTACCTCGTCTACGCCGAGGAGATGCGCTCGGTCGCCCGGGTGCAGGCGTTCCGCGACTTCCTCGTCTCGAAGGCGCAGCGCTGGACCTACTGAGCATCCGATGGTTGGATCCGGCTCCTCACGGAGACGATTCGATGCGCGCTGCTCTCTACGCTCTGATCCTCGTCGCGGGCTCCACCGGCGCGATGGCGGATGACTGCGCGGAAGCTTGGTACCAACGCAACCTGATCTACAAGCAGGCCGGCTACTGCTTCACCACGCCGCGCGCGGTCCGGACCTTCGGCAACGCCGATTGCCGGTTCGACGCCATGGATCGCGTGCCGCTCTCGCGCCAGGAGCAGGCGACGGTGGCGGATCTGCAGGCCTTCGAGCGGGCCCATGCCTGCCCGCGCTAGGCCGCGGATTGTCGACCTCGTCGGCCGGGCAGCGTAGGAGCCGCGTCGTCGCTGCGGAAGCCGCGCCAGATCAGCGCGGCTCCGGCAGGCCCGTGCTCACACGAACAGGCGCTCGCCTTCGAGGCCCTTGTAGAGGCCGGCGACCTGCTCGCTGTAGCCGTTGTAGATCAACGTCGGTACGCGCTGATCGGTGCCGAGGACGCGCTCGGTCGCCTGGCTCCAGCGCGGGTGCGGCACGGCCGGGTTCACGTTGGCCCAGAAGCCGTACTCCGAGGCCTGCAGGCCCTCCCAGAAGGTCTTCGGCCGGTCGGCCGTGAACGAGATCTTCACCAGCGACTTGGCCGACTTGAACCCGTACTTCCACGGCACCGCGACGCGGATCGGCGCCCCGAACTGGTTGGGCAGCGGCTTGCCGTAGATCCCCGTGACCATGAAGGCGAGGTCGTTCCCGGCCTCAGCCAGGGTCAGGCCCTCCGTGTAGGGCCAGGGATAGAAGAACGCCCGCTGGCCGGGCGCCATCGCCTTGTCCATGAAAGTCTCGAAGCGGATGTACTTCGCGCCGGAGGCGGGCTTGGCCAGCGCCACGAGCTTCGCCAGCGGGAATCCGGTCCAGGGCACCGCCATCGACCACGCCTCGACGCAGCGGTGACGGTAGAGACGCTCCTCCAGGCCGACCTTCCGGATCAGGTCGTCGATGCCGATCTCGAACGGCTTCTCGACGAGCCCGTCGATCTTCAGGGTCCAGGGCTGCGTCTTGAGGGCGTTGGCCGCCGGCAGCACCGTCTTCGACGTGCCGAACTCGTAGAAATTGTTGTAGTCGGCGCTGAAGCGCTCCGGGGTCAGGGGGCGGTCGAGCGTGTAGGCGGGGTTCTGCGGCGCCGGGTAGAGCGGCTGGTCGCCCGCCGCCGCGAGGGCCGCGCGCCCACCCAGGAGCGAGCCGGCCGCGAGCCCGGCCGCGCCGCCGATCAGGGCCCGCCGATTGAGGAACACGGCTTCCGGCGTCGCCAGATGCTCCGGAATCTCCCAGCCGCGCCTGCGCTTGATCAACATGGCCGTCTCCTCGGATCTCCTGCCTGCACAACCCACAGATCGGCCGCGGCCGACAGGGGCGCAAGCGCCGCAGCCTCACCTTTCGGCGAACGGCGCGCAGGAGTTACGCCGCCCGTGAGCGGCACCGGGACGCAGGCCGTCCGCCGCGCGGACGACGCTCAGGCCGGCGGCGTCTCGTCGCGCAGCATCCGCCGCAGCACCTTGCCGACATTGGTCTTCGGCAGGGTCTCGTGGAGCACCACGCGGCGGGGAACCTTGTAGCCGGTGAGCTGGGTGCGGGCATGCGCCCGCAGGATATCGGTGGAGACCGACGGGTCCTTCAGGACCACGTGGGCCACCACCATCTCGCCCGTCTCCTCGCTCGGCGCGCCGACCACCGCGCATTCGAGCACGGCCGGGTGGGCCGCCAGCACGTCCTCGACCTCGTTCGGATAGACGTTGAAGCCGGAGACGAGGATCATGTCCTTCATCCGGTCGACGATCCGGACCTGGCCGTCCGCCTGCAGGATCGCGACGTCGCCCGTCCGGAAGAACCCGTCCGCGGTCATCGCCCGCGCGGTCTCCTCCGGCCGATTCCAGTAGCCGCGCATCACCTGCGGGCCGCGCACGCAGATCTCGCCCGGCTGCCCGGCCGGGAGGGGTTCGCCGGAGACGGCGCGGATCGAGACCTCCGTGGAGGGCAGCGGGTAGCCGATCGTGCCGGAGAAGTCGCGCATGCCCCGCGGGTTGACGCACACGACCGGCGAGGTCTCCGACAGGCCGTAGCCCTCGATGATCGTGTTGCCGGTCAGGGCCTTCCAGCGCTCGGCCACCGCCCGCTGGACGGCCGTGCCGCCGCCGACCACGAAGTCGAGGTGGGCGAAATCCACCGTGCCGATCTTCGGATGGTTGATCAGGACGTTGAACAGCGTGTTCACGCCCATCAGGTGGGTGAAGCGCGTGCGGCTCAGGGTCTTGACCATGCCGTCGCAGTCGCGCGGATTGGGGATCAGCAGGCAGGAGCCGCCGCTGCGCATGAACTGGAAGAAGCACGCGGTGAGCGCGAAGATGTGGTAGAGCGGCAGCGCCGTGACCACGCAGCGCGCGACGCTCGGATCCTTCGAGTTGAACCAGAGCTGCGACTGCTCGACGTTCGCCATGATGTTGCGGTGGCTCAGCATCGCCGCCTTGGCTATGCCGGTGGTGCCCCCGGTGTATTGCAGGAAGGCGAGGTCCTCCGGGTCGACCGCGGCGGACGCGCGCGGCATCGTCCGGCCCTGGCGGAGCACGGTGGCGAACGGGATCGCCAGCCCTTCCGGCAGGCGGAACGGCGGCACCGCCTTGCGGACGTGCCGGCTCGCGAGGTTGATCACCCGCCCCTTCAGCCCCAGCCCGTCGCCCGGACCCACGAGGACGACCCGCTCCAGGGCCACGTCCGGCAGCGCCGCCGCGATGGTGGCGCCGAAATTCTCCAGGACGATCAGGATCCGCGCGCCGGAATCGTTGATCTGCTGCACGCATTCCCGGGGCGTGTAGAGCGGGTTGGTGTTGACCACCGTTCCCCCCGCCAGGAGGACGCCGAAGATCGCCACGGCGTAGGCTGGGACGTTCGGCAGCATGATCGCCACGCGGTCGCCCTTCGCCAGACCCTGTCCGCGCAGCCAGGCCGCGAGGTCGCGCGCCTGCTGGCCGAGGGTCGCGTAGGTCATGGTCGAGCCGAAGCACAGCATCGCTGGCCGGCTTGCGAAGGCGGTCACGCTGGTCTCGAACAGGTCGACCAAGGTCCCGAGGCCCGCGACGTCGATCTCCGCCGGCACGCCGGGCGGATAGAAGGGCAGCCAGGGCCGGTCGGAGGCCCCGTGGCCCGGCATCGCTCCGGCCGTGGCGGCTCGAGCGCCGTGCTCCATCACGTTCGCCTCATGCATCGCGATGCCTCCCGCGGGCCCGACTCTCGGGGGCCGAGTCCCGCAACGCCTGTCGCGCGGACTCTGCGGGAACGGAGGCCGGCCCGCAAGGCAGGGGGGTCAGAGGGCTGGACGATGCCGGCGCAATGTCGCCAGCACGGTGTGGGGCAGGGCCGCCGCGATCAGCAGGCCGGCGGCGAGCGCGGCCTCCTCCGGCCGCATGGCCCGCCGGGGCCAGGGGCCGACGCCCAGGTCGCCGGCGAGGCCGATCAGGATCGCGCCGAGCCACAGGGTCAGGAAGGCGAGCGCGCCGTAGCCGACCCGGCGCAGCCGCGGCCGCAGGGGCCGGTTGGCCGCGACCGCGAACAGGCCGAGGACGCCGCCGAACGTCAGCGCGCCCACGGCGGCGCCGAGCCCGTAGGCCAACCACAGGGGCTGGTGGGTGAGGAAGGCCATGCCCCCAGTGGCGAAGGCGCCGCGCAGGACGAGGCCGCCGAAGGTCGGGTAGAGCCCGGCGGCGAGGAGCGCGGCCGCGCCCGCCAGTCCGAACACGATCCGGCGCGGCGCGGAGCCCGGGCCCGGGCCCGTCGCCACCCGCGCGAGGTGGCCGAGCCCGTAGACCAGCGCGAAGGCGAAGAGCGGGTAGCGGGCGATGAAGTAGCCGAAGATCCAGGGCTCGAGGGCCTCCGGCACGGCGTCGCGCTGGCTCAGGCCGGTCGCCGCGACGAGAGCCAGGGCGGCCAGCATGGCGAGGATCGGCCCCGCCGCCGTCAGGACGCCGCTCGTGCGGCCTCCGGACGTCCCGGCGCACGGGGGGCCGACCCGGTCGAGCGCGGCGTTGGCGTGTGCGGCCATGTTGGGATCACCCGGAGAGGCGCGCGGGGTCGGGACCGCCGCGGCAGCCTCAGCGGGCCTCGTAATGGTCGCGGATCAGCCGGTCGAGGAGGCGCACACCCCAGCCTGCGCCCCAGCTGCGGTTGATCTCGCTGGCGTTCGACGACATCGCGACGCCGGCGATGTCGAGATGCGCCCACGGAACGTCCTCGACGTAGCGCTTGATGAACGACGCCGCGGTGGCGGCGCCGCCGTGGCGGCCGCCGGTGTTCTTCATGTCGGCGAACTTGGAATCGATCGCCTTGTCGTAGGCGGGGATCAGCGGCATCCGCCACACCTTCTCGCCGGTCGCCTCGCCGGCGGCGTGGATGTTGCCCGCCAGCGTGTCGTCGTTCGAGAACATGCCGGCGATGTCCTGGCCCAGCGCCACGATGATCGCGCCGGTCAGCGTCGCGAGGTCGACGATCGCCTTGGGCTTGGTGCTGCGGATGACGTGGGTGATCACGTCGGCCAGCACCAGCCGGCCCTCGGCGTCGGTGTTGATCACCTCGATGGTCTGGCCCGACATGGAGGTCAGGATGTCGGACGGGCGGTACGAGCCGCCGTCCGGCATGTTCTCCACGATGCCGATGGCGCCGACCACGTTGCAGCGCGCCTTGCGGGCGGCGAGCGCGTGGAGCGCGCCGACGACGGCGGCGGCGCCGCCCATGTCGCCCTTCATGTCCTCCATGCCGCCGCCCGGCTTGATCGAGACGCCGCCGGAATCGAACACGACGCCCTTGCCGATGAGGGCGACGGGCGCCTCGGCCGCGGGGCCGCCGTTCCAGCGCATGATCACGATCCGCGGCTCGCGGGCCGAGCCCTGCGCCACCGCGAGCAGCGCGCCCATGCCGAGTTCCCGCATCCGGGCCGGCTCCAGCACCTCGATCTCGACTCCGAGCTTGGCGAGTTCCGAGGCGCGGCGGGCGAACTCAGCCGGGAAGAGCACGTTCGGCGGCTCGTTCACGAGGTCGCGGGCCAGGACCACGCCGTCGGACAGGCTCTTGGCGCCCTCGCCCTCGCGGGCGGCCGCGCCGTGATCGGCGAGCAGCAGGGTCAGCGCGGTGACGGTCTTGTCGTCGGCATCGGGCTTCTTTTTGGTCTTGTAGCGGTCGAACGCGTAGGTCCGCAGGCGCGCGCCGAGAGCGAACTCGCCGGCCTGCGCCGCCGTGACCGTCGCGCCCGGCCAGTCGAGCACGACCCGGGCGGTCCGTCCCGCCACCTTGCCGGCTGTGAAGCCGCCGAGCGCCGGCCAGTCGGTCTTGGCCCGGTCCTTCTCCGAGCCCAGGCCCACGACCACGAGGCGGTCGGCACCGACGCCCGCCGGGGCCGGCAGGGACAGGGCGCTGAGCGAGCGGCCCTTGAACTTCTCGGAGGCCGCGGCGCGGGCCACGAGATCCGTCCCGGAGGCGCCGAGTGCCTCGCGGGCAGCCGACCCGAGCGACAGGTCGTCGCCGACGAAGACCACGAGATCGCCGGATCCGCCGGGGCCCTGGCCGCTCTGCTCCAGGGGACCGAAACCGATCTCGATACCGTCCGCCATACCCGTCGCCCTGCCCGTTATTCCGGAGCCGTACTACGCACCCGCGCGCCGAGGCGCGGGCGATCCGCCCTGTGTAGCCGCTGAGACGGAGAACGCAACGCGGCGTGACAGCCCTGGAATCGCCCCTTTTGTCGGGTCCCTGCCGCCTCGAGGGCGCGAGAGGACGAGCGGGACTGCCGGGCCGATGAGGCAGATCGAGCGCTACATCTTTCGGATCGCCCTGGGCGCCACCCTCGCCTGCCTGATCGGGCTGACGGGCACCATCTGGCTGACCCAGGCCCTGCGCGAGCTCGATCTCGTGACCGCCAAGGGCCAGACGCTGCTGGTCTTCCTCTTCGTCACCGGCCTGTCGCTGCCGACCCTCGTCGTCGTCATCGCCCCCGTGGCGCTGTTCATCGGCACGATCTACGCGCTCAACAAGCTGAACGGCGATTCCGAGCTGATCGTCATGTCGGCGGCCGGGATGCCGCCGCGCTCGCTGCTGCGGCCCTTCCTCACCCTGGCGCTGTTCGTCAGCTTCCTGGTGGGATTCCTGGTCGTGGTGGTCATGCCCGCGAGCTTCCAGGAGCTGCGCGACGTGATCACCCGGGTGCGCGGCGACTTCATCGCGAACGTCGTCAAGGAAGGGCAGTTCACCCAGCTCGACAACGGCATCACCTTCCACTTCCGCGAGCGCGGGCCGGGCGGCACCCTCAAGGGGCTGTTCATCCAGGACCGGCGCGAGGCCGGGAAGACCAAGGTCTACCTCGCCGAGCGCGGCAACGCGGTCGACGTCGACGGCCAGAGCTACCTGATCCTGGAGAACGGCAGCGTCCACCAGCAGCAGAAGGACTCGCGCGATTCCTCGATCCTGACCTTCGAGCGCTACACGATCGACCTCGCGGCCTTCGCGCCCCCGGATTCCGACACGATCTACAAGCCGCGCGAGCGCTCGACGGCGCAGCTCCTGTTCCCCGACACGACGGAGGGTTACTACAAGCTGCAGAAGGGCCGGTTCCGCGCCGAGCTGCACGACCGACTCTCCGCCTGCCTCTACCCGCTGGCGCTGGTCTTCATCGCCTTCGCGGCTCTGGGCGATCCCCGCACGACCCGGCAGGGGCGCGGCGTCGCGATCGCCGGCGCGATCGTCGCCGTCGTGGCGCTGCGCATCGGTGGCTTCGCGGCGGTCAGCGCCGCCGCGCGCAGCCCCGCGGCGGTCCTGGCGGTCTACGGCGTGCCGCTGCTCGCGATCCTCCTGTCGAGCCTCCTCATCTTCTACGGGCCTCGGGTGCGCGCCTTCAACGCCGCCCTGGCCCGCGCCGTCCGCGGCCGGTTCCGCGGCCCGCGCCTCGCGCCGGCGGCCTGAACCCGATGATGCTGATCGGTCCCACTCTCGGGCGGTACTTCGCCGCCCGGTTCCTCCGCACGGTGCTCGGTGTCTTCATCACCGTGTTCGCGCTGGTCTACACGCTCGACTTCGTCGAGCTGCTCCGCCGCGCCGGCGAGGCCCAGGGCGCGTCCGCCGGCCTGATGGCGCAGCTCTCGCTCTACCGCACCCCCGCGGTGGCGGAGGGCGTCCTGCCCTTCGCGGTCCTGTTCGGCTCCATGGCGGCCCTGCTCCAGCTCTCGCGCAAGCTGGAACTGGTGGTCGCCCGCGCGGCCGGGATCTCGGCCTGGCAGTTCCTGCAGCCCGGCTTCTTCGTGGCCCTCGCCCTCGGCGCGCTGGCGGTCGGCGTCTACAACCCGGTCTCCGCGATGCTGAAGCAGCGCTCCACCGAGATCGAGGCGAAGATCTTCGCCAAATCCACCAAGGCGAGTTCGGGCAAGGACCTCTGGATCCGCCAGAAGGGCCTCGACGGCGAGGCGATCCTGCGCGCCGAGACCGCCATCGAGGGCACGACCACCCTGGCGGGCGTGTCGGTCTTCACCTTCGACGACGCCGGCAAGTTCGCCGAGCAGCTCGTCGCGGCCCGCGCGACGCTCCACGACGGCTACTGGGAGCTCTCCGATGTGCGCGTTCTCACACAGGGCACACCGCCTGAGTCGTTCGACACCTACCTGATCGCCTCGAACCTCGACCCCGGACAGGTGCGTCAGGGGTTCACCCCCCCGGAATCTGTGCCTTTCTGGCAACTTCCCACAACCATCGCGCGGACCGAGCGGGCCGGTTTGGACGCCACCCGCTACCGTCTCCAGTACGATGTCCTGTGGGCGCGGCCGGTGCTGTTCGTGGCCATGGTCATCGTCGCCGCAACCGTTTCCTTACGGTTCTTCCGCTTTGGTGGTGTCGGTAAACTCGTCCTCGGTGGCGTCGCGGCCGGCTTCGCCCTCTACGTGGTCCGACAGGTCATGGAGGGGCTCGGAGCGTCCGGACTCGTCGCCGCACCGGTGGCGGCCTGGTTCCCGGCCGTGGTAGGCAGTCTTCTCGGTACGCTCACGCTTCTGTACCAGGAAGACGGCTGACTTCCGCGATCCTTCGCGGGACGGGAGACGGGTGTTGAGGTTGGTGGCGGCAGACGTCACAGGGGTTGGGACGCGCGTTGCGTAAGGTCGCCGACATCCTGCGGAAGGCTGGTTTCCGGGCCGCGCTGGCGTTCGCCGCGCCGCTGGCCGGGGGCCTGTCCGCCCATGCCCAGGGCCTGCCCGCCGTCGCGGCCGGGAAGCCCGGCGACAAGCTGCTCGTCGAGGCCGACGAGCTGATCTACGACAACGACCGCGGCACCGTGACGGCCCGGGGCAACGCCGAGCTGCATTACGGCCCTCGGACCCTGCAGGCCGACCGCGTGCGCTACGACCGGAATTCCGGCCGGGTCTTCGCCGAGGGCAATGTCCGCCTCACCGAGGCCGACGGCGGCGTCGTGACCGGCGCGCGCATGGAGCTCACCGACGACTTCAAGACCGGCTTCGTCGACGCCTTCCGCGGGCAGCAGACCGTGCAGCGGAAGTTCGAGACGGTGCGCACCCGCTTCTCCGCGCCGCGGGCCGAGCGCCTGAACGGCGAGCAGACGAGCTTCGAGTCCGGCAGCTACACGGCCTGCGAGCCGTGCAAGGACAACCCTGAGACGCCGCCGCTGTGGCAGATCAAGGCGAAGAAGATCATCCACGACAACGAGACCCACACGGTCTACTTCGACGACTCGACGCTCGAGATCGCCGGCATCCCGGTGGCCTACCTGCCGTATTTCGAGGCGCCGGACCCGACGGTGAAGCGCAAGACCGGCTTCCTGACGCCGCGCTTCGTCACGACGACCGCGCTCGGCAACGGCGTGTCGCTCCCGTACTTCATCAACCTCGCGCCGAATTACGACCTGACGCTGACGCCGACCCTGCTCAGCCGCCAGGGCCTGCTCGCGCAGGGCGAGTTCCGCCAGCGGATCGACAACGGCTTCTACAACATCCGCCTGTCGGGCATCTCGCAGACGACGCCCTCGGCGTTCCTGCCGAGCCCCCTCGGCGCCGGCGAGCGCGACTTCCGCGGCTCCGTCGAATCGCAGGGCCGGTTCTACATCAACCCGCGCTGGCGCACGGGCTGGGACCTCGTCGGCGTGACCGACAAGTGGTTCCTCGACAATTACCGGATCCGCAACCAGAACATCACCACGGACTATTTCCGTGAGGCCACCTCGACGGCCTTCCTGATCGGCCAGGGCGACCGCTCGTGGTTCGAGGCGCGGGGCTACTACTTCAAGGGTCTGTCGAGCTTCGACTGGCAGAAGCAGCAGCCGATCGTGGCGCCGGTGATCGACTACGACAAGCGGATCAACGGCCCATCGGAGATCGGCGGCGAGGTGCGCTTCCAGGCGAACATCACCAGCCTGACCCGCGAGACCACGCAGTACCAGGGCCTGCCGCGGACCTCGAGCTACCTGTTCTCGCCGAGCGTCAACGGCGTCAGCTTCCCGCTGTACCAGACCTGCACGGTCTTCCAGCGCGGCCTGTGCGCCATCGACGGGCTCGCCGGCACGAACACCCGCGCCTCCGCGGAGCTGTCCTGGCGCCGCAGCTTCATCGACGATCTGGGCCAGAAATTCACGCCCTTCGCGTACCTGCGCACGGACGCGTTCTTCAACAGCACGAGCTTCTCGGGCTACCAGAATGACCTCGTCCCGCAGGTCGCGCACGTCGATCAGGGCTTTGCCGGGCGGGTCATGCCGGCGATCGGCCTCGACTACCGCTACCCGTTCGTCGCCAATTTCGGCGCCCTCGGCGTCCACACCCTGGAGCCGATCGGCCAGATCATCGCGCGCCCGTCGGAGACCCGGATCGGCCGCCTGCCGAACGAGGACGCGCAGAGCCTCGTCTTCGACGACACCTCGCTGTTCGAGTGGGACAAATTCTCGGGCTACGACCGGGTCGAGGGCGGCGTGCGCACCAATCTCGGCGGCCAGTACTCGGTCGTGACCCCGTCCGGCTGGTACGCGAACGTCCTGTTCGGCGAGTCCATCCAGCTCGCGGGCGTCAACTCGTTCCGCCGCGGCGACATCGCCAACACCGGCCTCGATTCGGGGCTCGAGACGCAGCGCTCGGACTTCGTCGGGCGTTTCCAGGTCTCGCCGAACCAGAACATCACGTTCATCAGCCGGGCCCGGTTCAACCAGTCCGACTTCCACGTGGCGCGGTTCGAGACCGGCGCGACGGCGCGGTTCGCGCCGTTCCTGCCGCTCACCGTCTCGGCCTTCTACTCGTACTACGAGGCGCAGCCTCTGCTGGGCTACAGCCACTACCGCGAGGGCATCACCGCCACCGCGACCTACAACATCACGCCGAACTGGTTTGTGTCGGGCTCGCTGCTCGTCGACCTGACCCACTACCTCGACGTGCGCAACACCTACACGGACGCGCTGAGCTCGTACCTGGCGAACCCGATCGGGACGGTGCCGATCTACCAGAATCCGGGCCGCTTCTACCTGTCGGGCGCGAGCTTCGGCGGCGGCTACCAGGACGAGTGCACCACCGTCTCGCTGAACTACATCAACTCGCCGATCGCGACCGCGACGGGCGTCCGCGAGCGCAACCAGACGGTGCTGCTTCGGGTCGAGCTGAAGACCCTGGGCGAGGCCGACCTGCGCCAGAACGTCGGGACCGCCACCACCGCCGACGGCATCGCCTCGATCCGCTGAGGAACCGGGACCGGCGGCGCGCCGATCCGGCGCGTCGCCCGCCGCGATCCCGCCGCTCGGTCTGAGCCGCCGAGGATGCGCCCGCGCCGCGCGGGCGCTATAGAGCGCCCATGCCGCCCCTCGCCCTCACCCTCGGAGATCCCGCCGGCATCGGACCGGAGCTGGCGCTCAGCGCGTGGCTCGGGCGCGGCGGGGCGGATCCGCTGCCGCCGTTCTTCTTGGTGGCCGATCCCGACTTCGTCGAGCGCCTCGCCCACCGCCTCGACCGCCCCGTCCCGGTGGCGGAGGTCGATCCCGAGACGGCCGCCGAGGTATTTCCGCGCGCGCTCCCCGTGGTGCCCTTGCCGAGCGGCGCCCGCGTCGCGGCCGATCCCGGCGTCCCCGATTCCGGCAACGCCGGCGCGACCATCGAGTCGATCACCGCGGCGGTGGAGTTCGTGAAGGCCGGGCGTGCGAGCGCGGTGGTGACCAACCCGATCGCCAAGTTCGTGCTGACCCGAACGGGCTTCGCCCATCCCGGGCACACCGAGTTCCTGGCCGCCCTCGCGGTGCCGCCCGGCGTGACGCCGCCCCGGCCGGTGATGATGATCTGGAGCGCCGGCCTCTCGGTCGTGCCGGTGACGATCCACGTGCCGCTGAGGGACGTGCCGGACCTGCTCACCCAGGAACTCGTCGAGGAGACCGCCGCGATCGTCGCTCGGGACCTGCGGGAGCGGTTCGGCCTGCCCGAGCCGCGCCTCGTCCTCGCCGGCCTGAACCCGCACGCGGGCGAGGCCGGAACGATCGGCCGCGAGGACCGCGACGTCCTCGCCCCCGCGGTGGCGCGTCTGCGGTCGCGGGGCATCGACATCCGCGGGCCGCTCCCCGCCGACACCCTGTTCCACGCCCGCGCCCGCGAGACCTACGACGTCGCCCTCGCGCCCACGCACGATCAGGCCCTGATCCCGATCAAGACGATCGCGTTCGACGACGGCGTGAACGTCACCCTCGGCCTGCCCTTCGTGCGCACCTCGCCGGACCACGGGACGGCCTTCGACATCGCCGGCCAGGGCGTCGCCCGGCCGGACAGCCTCGTGGCGGCCCTGCGCCTCGCCGACCGGCTGGCCGCCAACGCGGCGGCGCGGAGCGAGGCCCCCGCCGGGGCCGAGATCATCCCGTTCAGCGTCTATGCCGGCCGTCCCCGGCCCGTCGGCGCCTGCCACTTCGATCCCGAGGACGAGCTGTGAGGCAGCCAGCATGAGCGCCGGGGACGGTCTTCCCCCGCTGCGCGAGGTCGTCGCCCGCCACGGCCTGGAGCCGAAGAAGGCGCTCGGCCAGAACTTCCTCTACGACCTCAACCTGACCGGCCGGATCGCCCGGGCGGCCGGTCCGCTCGCGGGGGTGACCGTGGTGGAGGTCGGGCCGGGCCCGGGGGGCTTGACCCGCGCGCTCCTCGCCGAGGGCGCCGCCCGCGTCGTGGCGATCGAGCGCGACCCGCGCGCCCTGCCGGCCCTCGCCGAGATCGCCGCCCACTATCCCGGCCGGCTCGAGGTGGTCGACGCCGACGCCCTCGCCTTCGACCCGCGGCCGCTGGTGGGCGAGGCGCCGGCGCGGATCGTCGCCAACCTGCCCTACAATGTCGGGACCGCCCTGCTCACCGGCTGGCTCGACGGCGAGGTCTGGCCGCCCTGGTGGGACCTCGCCGTGCTGATGTTCCAGCGGGAGGTCGCCGAGCGGATCGTCGCCGGCCCGGAGGAGCGGGCCGATTACGGCCGGCTCGGCGTCCTCTGCGGCTGGCGCACGGAGGCCGAGATCCTGTTCGACGTCAGCCCCTCGGCCTTCGTGCCGCCACCCAAGGTGACCTCGAGCGTGGTCCGGCTGGTGCCGCGCGCCCAGCCCCTGCCCTGCCGCGCCGGCGCGCTCGAAGCCGTCACCCGGGCGGCCTTCGGCCAGCGGCGGAAGATGTTGCGCCAGAGCCTCAAGGCCTTGACGCCCGAGGCCGGCGCCCTGCTGGCCGCCGCCGGCCTGTCCGAGACCGCGCGCGCCGAGGAGATCCCGGTGTCCGGGTTCGTCGATCTCGCCAATCGGTGGGACGCGCACAGAAAGGCCGGCGCCCCGGTGAGGACGCCGGCCTGACGGAGAGCCGTGGCTCCGGCCCGGAGGCCGGAGCGCTGCCGGGTCAGCGGGTCTGCTGGATCGCCGAGAGCACCCAGCCGCGGCCGGGCTGGCGCAGGAACGTCCAGAGCTCCGTCGCCTCGGACGAGTCCGTGGAGACGACGCGGCCGCTCGACCGCTCGATCATCACGTCCTTGAGGGCGTAGCGCATGGCCACGGTCGCGTAGTCGGTGCGGTCCTCGCCCCAGGCCTCCGCGAGGTCGCCCTGCAGCAGCTTCACGTCCGAGATCTTGTTCACCACGCCGCGGGAGGCGTTGCCGCGCAGCTCCTCGTCGAAGTAGCTGACCATCTCGGGCGTCGACAGGTTGCCCAGGGTCACCCGATCCTCGCGCGAGTAGGCGTCCTGGATGTCGCCGAGCAGGCGCTCGAAGGCCTGGTAATCGGCCGGG from Methylobacterium oryzae includes the following:
- a CDS encoding LysR family transcriptional regulator is translated as MDWDKIRIFLNVAEAGSFTKAGDDIGLSQSAVSRQISALERELKAPLFHRHARGLLLTEQGDLLFRAARDMKLRLENTRARLVETSERPTGDLKVTTTVGLGTSWLSQRVGEFLDLYPDVRIELILTNEELDLAMREADVAIRMRRPAQPDLIQRRLFTVHYHAFASPDYVKRFGEPKTIEELDDHRLVSFGGNEPSYLLAAHWLADAGREGRERRQVHLTVNNIGALQRAMEAGAGIGILPDYAVDGGQQLVQVLRETEMPSLESYLVYAEEMRSVARVQAFRDFLVSKAQRWTY
- a CDS encoding YARHG domain-containing protein, encoding MRAALYALILVAGSTGAMADDCAEAWYQRNLIYKQAGYCFTTPRAVRTFGNADCRFDAMDRVPLSRQEQATVADLQAFERAHACPR
- the msrP gene encoding protein-methionine-sulfoxide reductase catalytic subunit MsrP, with the translated sequence MLIKRRRGWEIPEHLATPEAVFLNRRALIGGAAGLAAGSLLGGRAALAAAGDQPLYPAPQNPAYTLDRPLTPERFSADYNNFYEFGTSKTVLPAANALKTQPWTLKIDGLVEKPFEIGIDDLIRKVGLEERLYRHRCVEAWSMAVPWTGFPLAKLVALAKPASGAKYIRFETFMDKAMAPGQRAFFYPWPYTEGLTLAEAGNDLAFMVTGIYGKPLPNQFGAPIRVAVPWKYGFKSAKSLVKISFTADRPKTFWEGLQASEYGFWANVNPAVPHPRWSQATERVLGTDQRVPTLIYNGYSEQVAGLYKGLEGERLFV
- a CDS encoding AMP-binding protein — translated: MHEANVMEHGARAATAGAMPGHGASDRPWLPFYPPGVPAEIDVAGLGTLVDLFETSVTAFASRPAMLCFGSTMTYATLGQQARDLAAWLRGQGLAKGDRVAIMLPNVPAYAVAIFGVLLAGGTVVNTNPLYTPRECVQQINDSGARILIVLENFGATIAAALPDVALERVVLVGPGDGLGLKGRVINLASRHVRKAVPPFRLPEGLAIPFATVLRQGRTMPRASAAVDPEDLAFLQYTGGTTGIAKAAMLSHRNIMANVEQSQLWFNSKDPSVARCVVTALPLYHIFALTACFFQFMRSGGSCLLIPNPRDCDGMVKTLSRTRFTHLMGVNTLFNVLINHPKIGTVDFAHLDFVVGGGTAVQRAVAERWKALTGNTIIEGYGLSETSPVVCVNPRGMRDFSGTIGYPLPSTEVSIRAVSGEPLPAGQPGEICVRGPQVMRGYWNRPEETARAMTADGFFRTGDVAILQADGQVRIVDRMKDMILVSGFNVYPNEVEDVLAAHPAVLECAVVGAPSEETGEMVVAHVVLKDPSVSTDILRAHARTQLTGYKVPRRVVLHETLPKTNVGKVLRRMLRDETPPA
- a CDS encoding leucyl aminopeptidase; amino-acid sequence: MADGIEIGFGPLEQSGQGPGGSGDLVVFVGDDLSLGSAAREALGASGTDLVARAAASEKFKGRSLSALSLPAPAGVGADRLVVVGLGSEKDRAKTDWPALGGFTAGKVAGRTARVVLDWPGATVTAAQAGEFALGARLRTYAFDRYKTKKKPDADDKTVTALTLLLADHGAAAREGEGAKSLSDGVVLARDLVNEPPNVLFPAEFARRASELAKLGVEIEVLEPARMRELGMGALLAVAQGSAREPRIVIMRWNGGPAAEAPVALIGKGVVFDSGGVSIKPGGGMEDMKGDMGGAAAVVGALHALAARKARCNVVGAIGIVENMPDGGSYRPSDILTSMSGQTIEVINTDAEGRLVLADVITHVIRSTKPKAIVDLATLTGAIIVALGQDIAGMFSNDDTLAGNIHAAGEATGEKVWRMPLIPAYDKAIDSKFADMKNTGGRHGGAATAASFIKRYVEDVPWAHLDIAGVAMSSNASEINRSWGAGWGVRLLDRLIRDHYEAR